GGCGAGCTCGGTGGTGACGTAGGCGTGGCGGTCGGCCGGCGGTCGCCGCATCACCACCGCCATGGCCTCGTCGGTGGGCAGGCCCACTCCGGGCGCGCCGGTCGTGGACATGATCGAGCACAGGCTGCGCACCCGGGCCGGGTGCCCGATGGCGAGCGCCTGGGCGATCATGCCCCCCATCGACGTGCCCACCACGTGGGCGTCGCCGATGCCGAGGGCGCCGAGCAGGCCGGCGGTGTCGCCGGCCATGTCGTCGAGGGTGTACGCCACGGCGTCCCGGTCGCCGCGCCGGATGGCCCCGAGGTCGGGCCCGGGCCCCGCCGCCATCGACGTCGACCGGCCGGCGTCGCGGTTGTCGAAGCGCAGCACGCGGAATCCTTCGGCCACGATCAGCGCGCAGAAGTCGTCGTCCCACCCGATGAGCTGGCGCCCGAGGCCGGCGATGAGCACGACGACGGGGTCCCCGGCCGCGCCGAGCAGCTCGTAGCAGAGCTCGACGTCGCCGACGGCCACCCGGTCCATGCCCGGATGCTGGCCCCGGGGGTGGGTGGGGGTCAAACCGGTCGTGCCATGCTCTGGCCCCGATGGCCCATCCCCCCGAGCCGGTGCCCGGTGTCCCGGTACGCGCCCACAGCCCCGGCCGGGTGAACCTCATCGGTGACCACACGGACTACAACGAGGGCGTCGCCCTCCCCATGGCCGTCGACCTCGGGACCACGGTGACCTTCGTCCCCGACGGCGGGGACCGCGTGGTGCTGTG
The Acidimicrobiales bacterium genome window above contains:
- a CDS encoding alpha/beta fold hydrolase, with amino-acid sequence MDRVAVGDVELCYELLGAAGDPVVVLIAGLGRQLIGWDDDFCALIVAEGFRVLRFDNRDAGRSTSMAAGPGPDLGAIRRGDRDAVAYTLDDMAGDTAGLLGALGIGDAHVVGTSMGGMIAQALAIGHPARVRSLCSIMSTTGAPGVGLPTDEAMAVVMRRPPADRHAYVTTELANTRVIGSRGALVDEAWRRGRFERFYDRGLNPAGVGRQIMAIVASGDRTAALAGVRAPTLVVHGDVDTLVALDGGEATARAVPGAQLLVVPDMGHEIPPATWPGVVAAVVANARRAPAPAGEPAAVPGTRAVAP